In Mesoaciditoga lauensis cd-1655R = DSM 25116, the genomic window GTTTGGAAAAGAAGCTGACAGACAAGTTTTGGAATTTGCAGTTTGGTCCTTGAAAAAACATCGTCTTTCTGTGACACCTATCGGAGACTCAATGGTCATGTTTGTTCCACTTTTCAGCAGGAACCAAGATATCGGTGTGTTGATCTTTGGATTGAAAAGCGATATGAACGATATTACCAGGGGAGTCACCGATATAGAAAGTTTTCTTGCTTTTGAAACTTCTATGGTTATAGAAAACATGTTCTTGACCAAAGAACTTTTGAAGAAAAATGAGGACATAGCCGAAGCAAAATTCTATCTTGAAAACGTACTTAATTCGCTAAAATACGCAGTTGTTGTGGAAGATATTTACAGAAACGAGGAATTCTCCAACATTCCTTATCAAAAGCTTGTAGAAGAAAATCCCGACTTAAAAGAACAGTTAAGAGAAATGATAAACATGTCCTTTGCGGACAGGACAGAAATCTCAAATGAAATGGAGATAGGAAAGGCTTTTTACAGCGTTCACGTTGTGCCCGTAAAACTTTCATCAGGCTTAAAAGTTGTGGTTTCAATTCAAAACATAACCAATACCAAAGAGTTGGAAAGACTCCAAAAAATAAACAGAATGAAAAACGATTTTGTTGCAAGTATCTCCCATGAATTGAAAACGCCTCTTTCTGCCATTTTAGCTTATTCTGAAACCATTCTCGATTCAATTGAAGACTTAGATGTGGACACTTTAAGGCAATTTATTGGAACCATTAAGAATGAAGGTGAACATTTGCAGTCAATAGTTAGCGATATGTTAGAATTCTCAAAGCTGGAATCCGATAGCTTCCCGATGAACTTTAAAAGGGTAGATCTTTTGAAAATTTTAAGAGAGTCTTATGAAGGATCGATGGCAAAAGCGCTTGAAGGGAACATAAAATTTGAGCTTTCAATCCCAGACGATCTTGAAGAAGCTTACATCACGGCAGACTCAAAAAGGATAAGAGAAGCCATAGACAACCTGGTGGTAAACGCTTTTAAATACAACGACAGTCCTTCGCCAGAGGTCAAAATAATTCTGTATGACGAAAAAGATAACTATGTGGTGGAAGTTTATGACAACGGAAGCCCAATACCAGACGAAGAGAAAAACCATATCTTTCAAAAATTCTACAGAATTGAAACGATGAAAGCAAACGCATCTGGAACAGGCTTAGGCCTTGCGTTGGTAAAAGAAATAGTCGAAAAGCATCATGCGAAAATATGGGTAGAAGATAACAACGGTTGTAGTTTCAAAATATCATTTCCAAAGAAAGATTGGCTGAATTCGTAATAAGTGGGAGGGATGTAAGATAGCCAAAACACTTGATGAGATTCTTGACGAGTTAGACTCCATACCAACACCAAATTTCGTCGTCTCCAAAGTTATGGAATTGGTTTCTCAGCCAAACGTTTCGGCATCTGAGCTTACTGAGGTCATAGAGAAAGATCCCAACTTAACCGTGAGAGTCATGAAGCTTGCCAACTCAGCCTATTACGGTTTGCCTCAGAAAATCTCTACACTTTCATATGCAGTTATGATATTGGGATTTAAAACCGTTAGAAATTTGGTTACAAGCATATACATGCACGATGCTTTCTTTTCTTCTAAATTGAAAACAGATAAAATAAGTGCTGACAAGATGTGGTGGCATCTTATAGCCACGGCGGTTGCCACAGAGAGCGTCTCAAATGCTGTAGGTTACATAAACAAGGAAGAAACGTTTTTGGTGGGTATGATCCATGATCTTGGTAAGATGGTAATGGCAAAACTCTTCCCATCTTACACGGATGCGATAATAGAATTGGCCTCAAAAGCCTCTTTAACTTATTTTGAAGCCGAACAAAAACTCGAGCTTCCCGATCACGTTTCAATAGCCCGCCATCTTGTCGAAAAATGGGGATTTCCTGAAGAAATACGTGCAGCAGTTGCCTTTCATCATGAACCTGAAAAGGTTGAAGATGAAAACATGAAAGATATCGTGTACATTTCGCATACCGCAGATATCGTCGCTAACATATTGGATCCCCATGCAGCTGGAAACTACGACATTCCGACCATAAACAAAAAAGTATGGTCTTATTTGAAATTCGATGGACCAACCTTTCTCAGCATTACAAGAGAAGCTCGTGGAATGACCAGAAAGGCTACGGAGTTTTTCAATTTATAACCCCCAATGTGCATCAAGTTCAAGAAATCAACCATCTTCTCATCATTCAACTGTTTACTACTTACGGATCTCTATTCCTTCACCATCTTCAAAAGTTCTTTCGCATTTTGAGCCACTGCCACCCTTTTTATTCCTGTGGACTTTTTGTAGTTTTTAAATTCTTCCAACGTCGTTTCTCCAGTAAGAACTAACACGCCATAGATTCCACTGTTCTTTACCATTTCTATATCCGTGTAAAGCCTATCTCCCACGTAAACTATTTCGTTCTCGTCGACATTGTATTTTTTTGCAAGTCCTTCCACCATTATGGGATTTGGCTTTCCGCCTACCCAAATGGGCTTTTTATCAGTTGTGAGTTCAAAAAGCTTTCCAAAGGATCCTGCATCCGGAATATATCCAAAGCTGGTAGGACACCTCAAATCGGGATGAACCAAAAGATATGGAACTCCTTCAAATATCAGCTGTGAAACCTTTTCTAGCTGTGAATATACCGCATCGGTGTTGAATCCAACGGCAATGACATCTGGATTCTCATCATCAAAGATGAACTTTTCCTTCAAATATTTCTTCACGCGCTCATTCAAAAATGGATATATCCTCTTTATGGATTTTCTTTCCAAAAAAAGCTCCAAGGAATCCAGCGAACTCATCATGTCATTTTCAGTGATGTTCATATTGAATATCTTCGAAAGTCGTTCCGCATGCATGACATTTGTTCTCGATGAGTTATTCGTTAAAAAACACACACTCTTTCCACTTTCTAAAAGGTAATTTAGAAGGTCTTTAATTCCCTCTAACGGTTTGGAATCTATGATCGTTGTTCCATCCAAATCAAACGCAAAGAGTTTTGCCTTTTTTAGCATCTCGATCAAATCAGAGTTCAAATCAGTTACCTCCACTTTTAACTTTAGATTTCAACCATCCCACAAAAGCATCCAGATTCCTGGTTTGAATTAGAACCTTTCCACTTCCATTGAAATTGCACACCAAACCTTCTCCACTAAAAAAGAAAGATTTCCAGTTTCCTGCCTTCTTTATATTGAAATTCAGAGAATCATCGAATGCCACGATATGACTGGTGTCTATTATGTATTCTCCTTCAACAAATTTCTCCACTATAGCGCCGTACGAACTGACAAAAAGCTTTCCATTTCCGCTGATTTTCAAAAGAAAAAGCCCTTCCCCACCGAAAAATGTCTTTGCTCCTCCCCATTTGGTATCTATTTCAATCTCACCCACAGACGCCAAATAAGATCCTGATCTCACAAATACTGTTTCTCCATTCAACTCCATAACATGAACATCACCTACCATGGTAGGTGCAAGAAAAATTTCACCTTCGCCGTTTTCGGCGTAGAAAGTGTTCATAAAGAAGCTCTCTCCACCCAGTACACTGCGCTTCAAAGATGAAAAAATTCCTCCACGCGCCTTGGTTTCCATGGAAATGTTGGGCGACATTGAAACCATGGCCCCTGCTTCAGCGGTTATGCGTTCATCGCTTTCGAGTGTCACCTTGATCATACTGTACGACGGTTTACCCACTATTTGATACTTCATATCATTCACCTCCTCAAAAAGATATGGAAATTATGATCACTTTTCAAGCAAAAATGTTCAGATGTGAAATAACAGAGTTGGAGGCACAGGATATTTTCTTCTCTCCCTTTTTCTTTCGAAACGCTTGCCGGCACTTATGAACTCTCCAGCTGAAGACTCATAAAAACGAAGTTGGGAAACACACGGATGTGTTGAGAAAGCGAAGCACTCATGGACGAGTGTCTGAGCGTGCCTCGTTTTTTGAGTCGTAAGATGGATAA contains:
- a CDS encoding sensor histidine kinase, which codes for MLSSFTLKLNSAESVYDCVEELRKTSANFFDISWYSFISLQEKFGKEADRQVLEFAVWSLKKHRLSVTPIGDSMVMFVPLFSRNQDIGVLIFGLKSDMNDITRGVTDIESFLAFETSMVIENMFLTKELLKKNEDIAEAKFYLENVLNSLKYAVVVEDIYRNEEFSNIPYQKLVEENPDLKEQLREMINMSFADRTEISNEMEIGKAFYSVHVVPVKLSSGLKVVVSIQNITNTKELERLQKINRMKNDFVASISHELKTPLSAILAYSETILDSIEDLDVDTLRQFIGTIKNEGEHLQSIVSDMLEFSKLESDSFPMNFKRVDLLKILRESYEGSMAKALEGNIKFELSIPDDLEEAYITADSKRIREAIDNLVVNAFKYNDSPSPEVKIILYDEKDNYVVEVYDNGSPIPDEEKNHIFQKFYRIETMKANASGTGLGLALVKEIVEKHHAKIWVEDNNGCSFKISFPKKDWLNS
- a CDS encoding HDOD domain-containing protein, which codes for MPTPNFVVSKVMELVSQPNVSASELTEVIEKDPNLTVRVMKLANSAYYGLPQKISTLSYAVMILGFKTVRNLVTSIYMHDAFFSSKLKTDKISADKMWWHLIATAVATESVSNAVGYINKEETFLVGMIHDLGKMVMAKLFPSYTDAIIELASKASLTYFEAEQKLELPDHVSIARHLVEKWGFPEEIRAAVAFHHEPEKVEDENMKDIVYISHTADIVANILDPHAAGNYDIPTINKKVWSYLKFDGPTFLSITREARGMTRKATEFFNL
- a CDS encoding HAD-IIA family hydrolase, whose protein sequence is MNSDLIEMLKKAKLFAFDLDGTTIIDSKPLEGIKDLLNYLLESGKSVCFLTNNSSRTNVMHAERLSKIFNMNITENDMMSSLDSLELFLERKSIKRIYPFLNERVKKYLKEKFIFDDENPDVIAVGFNTDAVYSQLEKVSQLIFEGVPYLLVHPDLRCPTSFGYIPDAGSFGKLFELTTDKKPIWVGGKPNPIMVEGLAKKYNVDENEIVYVGDRLYTDIEMVKNSGIYGVLVLTGETTLEEFKNYKKSTGIKRVAVAQNAKELLKMVKE
- a CDS encoding TIGR00266 family protein is translated as MKYQIVGKPSYSMIKVTLESDERITAEAGAMVSMSPNISMETKARGGIFSSLKRSVLGGESFFMNTFYAENGEGEIFLAPTMVGDVHVMELNGETVFVRSGSYLASVGEIEIDTKWGGAKTFFGGEGLFLLKISGNGKLFVSSYGAIVEKFVEGEYIIDTSHIVAFDDSLNFNIKKAGNWKSFFFSGEGLVCNFNGSGKVLIQTRNLDAFVGWLKSKVKSGGN